From Paenibacillus graminis, a single genomic window includes:
- a CDS encoding potassium channel family protein, whose translation MHFLLRLSGKLMRLRKRSIGLIILAFVVISATIAFVLEPGTFSNWFNAFYWVMTTMSTVGYGDFFAATVAGKLFTMFLYVFGIGLLSLVIGKVIDAMGELQRRRGAGTLSFHGKDHVVLINWNRKTQAAVDEILCYTPDCRIVIIDESGQHPLQQLEHVHFISGDPSSDDILLKANIQGAKAAIVFGDTRIDEASLTDGKTLLIASSIERIAPQVHTTVEIMQEKNIQNFRHVHVNEFVLSHDAISRLAVRSALQEGNSEVITQLLSREHGDDIYEIPRDAAWHTYGDAFQALLRRGATLLSDRGDLGINRKLDQPIPQDARLYIVSDEETYRQIKG comes from the coding sequence ATGCATTTTCTACTGCGTTTGTCCGGCAAGCTGATGCGTCTGAGGAAAAGGTCCATTGGGCTGATCATCCTGGCTTTTGTTGTGATTAGCGCAACTATTGCCTTTGTATTGGAGCCGGGAACCTTCAGTAACTGGTTTAATGCTTTTTACTGGGTCATGACAACGATGTCCACCGTGGGCTACGGCGACTTTTTTGCCGCCACGGTGGCAGGTAAGCTGTTTACCATGTTCCTGTATGTTTTTGGCATAGGACTGCTCAGTTTGGTTATCGGGAAAGTTATTGATGCCATGGGGGAACTGCAAAGAAGGAGAGGAGCCGGGACGTTGAGCTTTCACGGGAAAGACCATGTGGTACTGATCAATTGGAACCGCAAAACGCAAGCCGCTGTTGACGAGATTCTCTGCTATACGCCGGACTGCCGGATTGTCATTATTGACGAGAGCGGCCAGCATCCGCTGCAGCAGCTGGAGCATGTCCACTTCATCAGCGGCGACCCTTCCAGCGACGACATCCTGCTGAAGGCAAATATTCAAGGAGCCAAGGCTGCCATAGTATTCGGGGATACGCGAATCGACGAAGCTTCCCTGACGGATGGCAAAACCCTGCTGATCGCCTCCAGTATTGAGCGTATTGCCCCGCAGGTACATACCACTGTTGAGATTATGCAGGAAAAGAACATCCAAAACTTCCGCCATGTCCATGTCAATGAGTTCGTGCTGTCGCATGATGCCATTTCAAGACTGGCTGTCCGTTCCGCGCTGCAGGAAGGGAACTCCGAGGTCATTACCCAGCTCCTCAGCCGGGAGCATGGGGATGACATCTATGAAATTCCGCGGGATGCCGCCTGGCATACCTATGGCGATGCCTTTCAGGCACTGCTGCGCCGGGGGGCGACGCTGCTGTCAGACCGGGGAGATCTCGGCATCAACCGCAAGCTGGACCAGCCGATCCCGCAGGACGCCAGGCTCTATATCGTGTCGGATGAGGAGACTTACCGGCAGATTAAGGGCTAG
- a CDS encoding DUF350 domain-containing protein: MTIVINLVVSVLTIILLQVLGMVVFTLMTPFKDMEELKKGNVAVALALGGKFLATAIILGVAAYTNTSIWFMMLWFAVGYVCLIAAYWIFELFTPGFKISDHLKQGNVAVGVMLCLVFVGTAFAVSSLII, translated from the coding sequence TTGACGATTGTTATTAATCTGGTAGTGAGTGTGTTGACGATTATTCTGCTGCAGGTGCTCGGGATGGTTGTATTTACCCTGATGACTCCATTCAAGGACATGGAAGAGTTGAAGAAAGGCAATGTGGCTGTAGCGCTGGCTCTTGGCGGCAAGTTTCTGGCTACGGCGATTATCCTTGGTGTGGCGGCATATACAAATACCTCGATCTGGTTCATGATGCTCTGGTTCGCGGTGGGTTATGTCTGCCTGATTGCCGCCTACTGGATCTTCGAGCTGTTCACGCCGGGGTTCAAGATCTCTGATCATCTGAAGCAGGGGAACGTCGCTGTAGGCGTGATGCTCTGCCTGGTGTTCGTCGGCACGGCGTTTGCCGTTAGCAGTCTGATCATTTAA
- a CDS encoding glutathionylspermidine synthase family protein translates to MSPADSVFEYLDQSGLERAPRVEQLHKLGFTWADLEDEEYWLDAVAVMRGETYKELEDASVKLWGILDKAVRYLHRRHDLYDLLGIPPVLWQMLDDTPLPEPGLISRYARFDFAVAGDGTIKLLELNADTPTGYVEASIATPWICGQAGIPSRNNGMKERLAAAWSIERPDTAACVAYGTHQEDSGTIEALVAHSGLDIRCVDCLDLWIDEGTVRDAEDRIIKRMFALYPKEWMAVDDGGEALAYAIESGQLQLFNGPHSILLQSKGLIAAVWGMYELGLLFSEEERLAIASYILPTYNKPVFSGSFVSKSVFGREGGSVRIFDDSGSLELADEDGFDSSVLFPTVYQKRAELARIQTPEGELHLLTGMFVINGVPCGLLGRAGGPITGNASHFIALGVRELEDEQG, encoded by the coding sequence ATGAGCCCTGCAGACAGCGTCTTTGAATACCTTGACCAGTCGGGGCTGGAACGGGCACCCCGTGTAGAACAGCTGCATAAGCTTGGATTTACCTGGGCTGACCTGGAAGATGAGGAGTACTGGCTCGATGCGGTTGCCGTGATGCGCGGCGAGACTTATAAGGAGCTGGAAGATGCTTCCGTTAAGCTCTGGGGCATTCTCGATAAGGCCGTCCGCTATCTGCACCGGCGGCATGATTTGTATGATTTACTGGGCATTCCTCCGGTACTGTGGCAGATGCTGGACGACACTCCGCTGCCGGAGCCGGGGCTGATCAGCCGGTACGCCAGATTCGATTTCGCCGTAGCCGGCGACGGCACGATCAAGCTGCTGGAGCTGAATGCGGATACACCAACCGGCTATGTGGAAGCATCGATTGCTACGCCGTGGATTTGCGGGCAAGCCGGTATTCCAAGCCGGAATAACGGGATGAAGGAACGGTTGGCCGCTGCCTGGAGCATCGAAAGGCCGGATACGGCAGCTTGTGTCGCTTACGGAACCCATCAGGAGGATTCCGGAACGATTGAGGCGCTGGTGGCGCACAGCGGACTGGATATCCGCTGCGTCGACTGTCTGGATCTGTGGATCGACGAAGGAACGGTCAGAGATGCGGAGGACCGGATCATCAAGCGGATGTTCGCCCTCTATCCGAAGGAATGGATGGCAGTGGACGATGGCGGAGAGGCGCTTGCCTATGCTATTGAGAGCGGACAGCTTCAGCTGTTCAACGGTCCGCACAGCATCCTGCTGCAGTCCAAGGGGCTGATTGCCGCCGTATGGGGGATGTATGAGCTGGGGCTGCTTTTCAGCGAGGAGGAACGCCTGGCGATAGCCAGCTACATTCTTCCAACCTACAACAAGCCGGTATTCTCCGGCAGCTTCGTGTCCAAGTCCGTCTTCGGACGTGAAGGCGGTTCGGTGCGGATCTTCGATGACAGCGGGTCGCTGGAGCTTGCCGATGAGGACGGCTTCGACAGCAGCGTGCTGTTCCCGACGGTATATCAGAAGCGGGCTGAGCTGGCCCGTATCCAAACCCCGGAAGGGGAGCTTCACCTGCTGACCGGCATGTTCGTGATCAACGGCGTGCCTTGCGGGCTTTTGGGCCGTGCAGGCGGACCGATTACAGGCAACGCCAGCCATTTTATCGCGCTAGGAGTGAGGGAGCTTGAAGATGAACAAGGATAG
- a CDS encoding MFS transporter — protein sequence MNDKVVMPLWTFCLFIVVMNTTMFNVSLPTIIQDLHISADLGSWVISSYSIGYALSTVIYSRLSDLVPLRRLLTVGLTTLGLASVTGLFAHSFNVLLITRILQSAGAGVMAGLGLVLASRYVPVARRGAAIAMISVGSAMAFGLGPIAGGLISQYFGWNGLFGITCLVLLVLPVLLYLLPKEQAKAAAFDLYGAALTVINAGSLLVAVTSQSYIWLAVSVVSFAIHAIHLRKARDSFINPKLLQMPGYLKLTAIGFSILVLNLGNLFLMPLALSNLFHQSALMIGLFIAPGAILSAFLTRFVGRWIDRYGNLRFLLIGHGVLAAVMAVFALGLQLSPLVLLFGYLCFSPAFSATMASLNNEASGILPRNWIGSGMGLLQLIQFFGGSVSVAVCGLLLHAQRTLAPSSAYRNVYGLLLAVSLCSLSLVLLYRRSRGMELKRNGAKSVSEA from the coding sequence ATGAATGACAAAGTCGTAATGCCGCTATGGACCTTCTGCCTCTTTATCGTTGTGATGAACACCACTATGTTCAATGTCTCGCTGCCCACAATTATTCAAGACCTGCATATTTCCGCCGATCTGGGATCGTGGGTGATCTCCAGCTATTCTATCGGTTATGCCTTGTCTACCGTGATCTACAGCAGACTGTCCGATCTGGTGCCCCTCCGCAGGCTGCTGACGGTTGGCCTGACTACGCTGGGTCTGGCCTCAGTAACCGGGCTGTTTGCGCACAGCTTCAATGTTCTGCTCATCACGCGGATTCTGCAATCCGCCGGCGCCGGAGTGATGGCTGGCCTTGGACTGGTGCTCGCGAGCCGGTATGTGCCCGTGGCCAGACGCGGTGCCGCCATCGCCATGATCTCTGTCGGAAGTGCTATGGCTTTCGGTCTGGGACCGATCGCAGGCGGTCTCATCAGCCAATATTTTGGCTGGAACGGGTTGTTTGGCATTACGTGTCTGGTTCTGCTGGTTCTGCCTGTGCTGCTGTATTTGCTGCCCAAGGAGCAGGCCAAGGCGGCGGCCTTTGATCTGTACGGAGCAGCGCTGACGGTTATCAATGCCGGGAGCCTGCTTGTGGCTGTAACCAGCCAATCCTACATATGGCTTGCGGTGAGTGTCGTGTCCTTTGCGATTCATGCCATCCATCTCCGCAAAGCCCGGGACTCCTTTATTAATCCCAAGCTGCTCCAGATGCCCGGGTATCTGAAGCTGACAGCCATTGGCTTCAGTATTTTGGTGCTGAATCTGGGTAATTTATTCCTGATGCCGCTTGCACTGTCCAATCTGTTCCATCAATCTGCGCTGATGATCGGCCTGTTTATTGCGCCCGGTGCCATTTTATCGGCATTTCTGACCCGTTTTGTCGGCCGCTGGATTGACCGGTACGGAAATTTGCGTTTTCTGCTGATTGGCCACGGGGTGCTGGCCGCTGTGATGGCTGTCTTTGCACTGGGGCTGCAGCTATCCCCGCTCGTGCTCTTGTTCGGGTATCTGTGCTTCTCGCCGGCTTTTTCGGCAACCATGGCTTCCCTGAATAATGAGGCCTCTGGCATATTGCCGCGCAACTGGATCGGGTCAGGGATGGGGCTGCTGCAGCTGATCCAGTTCTTCGGCGGGTCGGTCTCTGTTGCCGTATGCGGATTGCTGCTGCACGCCCAGCGGACACTGGCACCATCGAGCGCTTACCGGAATGTCTATGGACTCCTGCTTGCGGTAAGTCTGTGTTCCTTGAGCCTGGTGCTTTTATACCGGCGCTCCCGGGGGATGGAGTTGAAACGAAATGGCGCTAAGAGCGTATCAGAAGCATAA
- a CDS encoding response regulator: protein MKAILIDDEKPALQHLERLLAKDGRLEISGKYTSARLGLQHLQQERADIVFLDIGMPEMNGLEAAEHIAVLDRSIRVVYITAYSEYAIEAFELNAIDYLLKPVTSQRLGKTLERLESREKQSAREAESATEERALSILGFKRLEFLDTSEPGKKLQWRTSKAQQVFALLLHNRGQWMLKDTIVDLVWPDFRPEKAVTNLHTTVYHIRKLLKTWGMDVLVEFSQERYRLTYKNVSFDVEEFVRGWRGTPVETDQEWASRDKVLSLYRGDYLAEHHYDWAEPKRKELQTAYVQMALRSAEYELGSARPREALARLISLQEIDPYSEDICRLVLRSYADLGDFIGFRKHYEKYKALLHSELGVHPGSLIDSWVQKVL, encoded by the coding sequence ATGAAGGCAATATTGATCGATGATGAGAAGCCTGCGCTTCAGCACCTTGAACGTCTGCTGGCCAAGGATGGACGGCTGGAGATCAGCGGAAAGTATACTTCGGCACGGCTGGGCCTGCAGCACTTGCAGCAAGAGCGGGCCGACATTGTCTTTCTCGATATTGGCATGCCGGAGATGAACGGGCTTGAGGCTGCGGAGCATATCGCGGTTCTGGACCGCAGCATCCGTGTCGTCTACATTACAGCCTACAGCGAGTATGCTATTGAGGCTTTTGAACTGAACGCGATTGATTATCTGCTGAAGCCGGTCACCTCCCAGCGGTTAGGCAAAACTTTGGAGCGGCTGGAGAGCCGTGAGAAGCAGTCCGCGAGGGAGGCAGAGTCCGCTACAGAAGAGCGGGCCCTCTCCATTCTCGGCTTCAAGCGGCTGGAATTTCTGGACACCAGCGAACCCGGAAAGAAGCTGCAGTGGCGGACCAGCAAAGCGCAGCAGGTATTTGCCCTGCTGCTCCATAATCGCGGACAATGGATGCTCAAGGATACCATTGTGGATCTGGTCTGGCCCGACTTCAGGCCGGAGAAGGCGGTAACCAATCTGCATACGACAGTCTATCATATCCGTAAACTGCTGAAGACTTGGGGCATGGACGTGCTTGTCGAGTTCTCGCAGGAACGTTACCGTCTAACCTATAAGAATGTGTCTTTTGATGTGGAGGAATTCGTGCGGGGCTGGCGCGGAACTCCTGTGGAGACCGATCAGGAATGGGCCAGCCGGGACAAGGTACTATCCCTGTACCGGGGGGATTATCTGGCCGAGCATCACTACGACTGGGCTGAGCCAAAGCGCAAGGAGCTGCAGACCGCCTATGTGCAGATGGCTCTTCGGTCTGCCGAATATGAACTGGGTTCGGCCCGGCCGCGTGAGGCATTGGCCCGCCTGATTTCCCTGCAGGAGATTGATCCGTATTCGGAGGATATTTGCCGGCTGGTTCTGCGGAGTTATGCCGACCTGGGTGATTTTATCGGATTCAGGAAACACTACGAGAAATATAAGGCCCTGCTGCATAGCGAGCTTGGCGTCCATCCCGGCAGCCTTATAGACAGCTGGGTCCAGAAAGTGTTGTAG